TGGTATTTTCAATATATAATGTCTATAACTTGCTTACTGGTAGTCCTGCCAGGGGTGTCAAGAGGTACTGTCACataatttttttcacattacCTAACACCCCAACCCTTCATCTACCCCTTAccaattttgtattttgcacaattatatttataatgtacttgtttgGTTTTTGAAACAACCCGTCTGCTTTATTTTTCCGTTATAGTTTCTTTCTGTAACAAGCCTACTTTGCAAAGCGTGGCCCTATGGATGTATTTAGGATGTGCTTCTTGGAAATACAACCTTacctttctttttttaatgtaaatgcCCTGCATCCTAAAACAAAGAGAACATGAATACCTGTGACCATGCTCAGTGCATTCCGGTAATATTTGTTACAGTAAGGACTTTAACACGAATGACTGGACATAACAATTTTAGTTCAGAGAATGCTTAATTTCCCTCTAACGCTTTCACTAGGAAATACAGTGCTTTTATATAGAATAGAGATAGAATAATTGTAAATAACGAATttagaaatctgattttttttttgccacagTTCATATATGCATTTCATTAACCtgtagaaaatgttatttaagaTATGTTTTTAATCAATACTCAGTAAGCAAGTACTTGTCAGATAATTACTGTTGTATCCGTGCGTTTAAAAGTAATATTCATGTATCAGATGATTTCATGATTATTTCTCCCGAAAGTCTACATCTGACAACACTACTCAATGTGATAAATATGAgatttgtataatatatttaaattttgtttggaCATGTAACAGAAAGTCGAGTCTAAAAACTGGATCCAGCTTTATTACTTCGATAATATCGTGAAACAATCGTATGGAAAATGTAACTTCATGTGGAGTGCTCCTGACGCACACAGCAACATTCAAAGACAGTTAATGTGCTAGTAAGTTTGCTTTGTTTGGATCCCTTGTCTCTTTGAATAGGATACAGCCAATGTTGACTTCTGTCAAATCTCTctctattaacctttaccctgctaagtttctaaaatggacgggTCTATCATTCCCTTTGGACAGTGCcttttattattcgaaggggtgttcactgaaaagttactgactgaatagagaacagtgcagacaatgatcagcctgcacggaaggCAGAATCACGtgcagcagggtaaaggttaagagctaaaatggcactgttgctatttTCAGTTGAAATCTGATTTCAAAATACTAGTAATAAGTTATATCGAATGTATCCCTTATGTACTTTTTGATAATATCTTATAAGTAACGCTAAATAACAAGTGTTTCTTGTAATGGTATGGCGTTcaataaattgaaatacatttgtacagAACTATTACCTTTCCAAAGAAACTGACTAAGACAATAATTGAGCAAAGGGTTTGATCTGTGAGAAGAGGATAACCTATAAAcagaaacattttagaaatagaaACTGGGGAGTACTTTCGATCATTTTGTCAGGAACATGTATAGGCTCATTCTATACCATTAAACAGCAAAACATGAAACTTTTATATTGTAAATCGTTAAAATGGTTTAACACAAAGTAAACTTTAGTCACTTTTgaatcaacatttttatttgcaCTTTGAACACGTCATATAGATTTTACAAAGATGTTAAGTCTTTTATAAATTGAATAATCAAAATACATAGTgtaatacattattattttaagtaatttcGACAGAAAGGATTGTGAAGACTTTGAAATGAAAGTCAAAAGAAAGGCAGACGAGTGCAACAGAGGAACGGAGAAGAATTGTATGTAACAAATATTGCTTTTCCTATATCAAAAGTTTCAAGGGCTTCAGTGTCTGTAGAAAATGATTTAACTTTATATTGACAGTAATTGGTCCGAACCTATTTCGACGTACCGAAATATATTGAAGGAACGTATTATTCTTGATGTAGCGTGACCGCCGTATAAATTGAAGCCAACAACCTGTTTATGTTTtctacaatttatttcataaggtTTTCTTTATAGTTCTTCAAGTTCTACGACATAAATTCATCTAGTTTCAATATTATAAATTCGACATGCGGCATCTCTTGTGCCTCGGACCGCTCACGTGACTGCTTCGAAAGGCCATGCCACCGGATCAACGTCCGATCGAAAACTCATCTCGTAAAGCTAAATCACTGGCCTTATATACTATCTGGCCGGCCCGTATTACGGACTTATTAACATAtgattatcaaatatataaaaacatgtcAATCATTCTGTCAAACAGTTactattattagaaattattttatataactaCCTTTTGCGACTTATAAAAGACACGTTCGCTTTCATGAATTACTAGTGAATCAGCATTCCAAACATTCTTCTCGGTATTTCAATTAGTTTGATTATTACTTTCCTCCCCAGCCTGTCAAAAATGTATGACTTTTGTGGTCATTTAATTTGTAACAACCTTATGCGTCATACATTATGAAAAGCAGTTTCCTTTCTGCGTATTATAATTATTTCTAGCAGCATTAaataaaaactacaaaattataggtaaaattgttaattttgttaCATTGAACGTGTGTGGTTCTACTCAGTTGTTCCCCCGTGTGGAACATATTAATTCCATTGGGGCATGCACATTACTCGTTTATAGAACATAAAACACATCTATAAGATGCTTTAAAGGCGTAGAATGCAACatagcaaaataaaattttaccagtCATTACCTGGTTCATCAAAATTCTTCTAAAAGATAAAGGTGGCTTCTGAGACAGACATATTTAAAGTACATTATCAAAGTACACTGTGACATTTTACAGAGCTTAGAACGAAGCCAAGATGCACACTCGGTTTAAATGAATCTGATCACGAGTGGTAATGACACAAGcaacacaaacatgaaaataataacatttcGGATACTCTTTTTAACAAATATGTAACCGAAGTCCACTTACACAAAACACATCATTGAAAATGGAGATAGTTATAATACAATTGTACATGCTGTGAAGGCCTGATGCAGGCATTGAGCACACTAGTTTTGGTAATAAACTCTGATATGCTAATTATAGTTTTTACTTAATAGCAATGAATTCAACCATGGATGGTGCATTCTATAGTCAGGATATTGACAAATATTTCTGGTATGACACGTGCTACGAATACAACAACACTAACCAATGTACAACTCGCTACCTTGATCTCATTGTTCGCAAGACACTTTATCTTGGTGAGAACGATCACATTATTAGCAATACTTAATATCATGATGGCTTGTGACCTTTTTGTTAGCAAAACCCTACACGCTGATGAGTAATGTCCTTGGAAATCATTagacttatttttttcaaatggctTTGTCCGTGGAAGGTATGCAAACctttcatgataaaatgtttgtttatattttcatgtaaaatccaAAGTAACTGACACTTTCAGAGACGTGTCTGCGTTCCCAGTGTCATGAATAAACATTATGATAACAATGTGATTGTGGCAATATATATTTACTGAGTTCGAGATATAACATTTAAGTTTTGTACTACCTTTACCTGATGTAAGATATTTTGTCTTAATGAACGTAAGTTTTACAACTGCTATTAATATAAATATCTAACAGATACCGACGACGGTGAACTTGACCTACAGGGACTTCCTTGGCATCTTATAGCTGCTGACCTGAAGAATCACTTTAATCTAGAATTTACAGACGAGAGACTAAAGTTCGCTTGGAAGGGACCGGGTAATTACTTTCTTTCTTTACCATCTTTTGCCCTTCTTCTTGTCTTTTGTCTTGTTAATCGAACAAGCTCTGAAACCTTGTgctaatttgtataaaaaaatcgtatcagtaaatatttttctttgtatttagaTTTTTTGCTCGAGTGTAGGTGGACGCATACTTAGTCTAATAATTCTCTCAATGATCtacatttttgcaaagttttgCGAGTTTTTCTCGATGATTTACTAAGATATTGTTTTGACTGTTTTCAACCTTAATATTACTATAGCAAATACTACAAGAAAACGCAATGCAAAATCTAGGTAATAATTTAGAGATATAAAGTGTAAATCTTAATGCAACTTGATGGATACGGGCTAAGTACTCTTCCAGGTACCGTAACGTTGGTAAATGATACATGTAGGTATGATTTGTTGTGGTTTACTTGTTTGATCTCAAGTACTATGCATAGAATTGAGAGTTGGATATTGCACTTTTACTAATTGCAGAATGTGGATTTGACGGGCAAATTATAACAAGCGGTGAGGAACGAAGAGGActgaatattacatttttgtttatcattttaatgCTTACACGGATGTTTTAAATcgaaatttgtaatatattgttactaaaaacaaaaattaagtaCCAGGATCTAAAGCTAATGCAAAGTCATGTTAATTAAGAACATTCGTTGTTTCCTAGCTTTACCCTTTCTTGAAAGAATGTTGCCTGAGACAGAACATTTCTTTTCGTATGGTGTATATTCTTTATATTATGGATACGTGGCTAGGTCGAACGTAACTTTATAATTATAGTCAAATGAGTTGAGATATACTGTCACCTCTTGTAACCACCTAGAGCACAAAATTGGCGCAATTTCGTGACATACGTTGCATTTGTTACAAGCATAACTTCAAATATTTAAGAGACCTcaatttgtagtcaaaatgttacacatgttacacctcatttcttaaattcggcagaaatacgtcttcagtagtgttatgtagatgttacaaggatgttacaaggatgttacatggatgttacttatgttacatgtgtctaGGAATTGGCGTCTTTTTGTAGTctaaatgttacacatgttacacctcatttcttaaatttggcctaAATACGTCTTAAGTAGTGTTGTATAGATGTAACAAtaatgttacaaggatgttacatggatgttacttatgttacgtgtgtctgagaagaggcctcaatttgtagtcaaaatgttatgtagatgttacaaggatgttacaaggatgttacatggatgttacttatgttacatgtgtctaGGAATTGGCGTCTTTTTGTAGTctaaatgttacacatgttacacctcatttcttaaatttggcctaAATACGTCTTAAGTAGTGTTGTATAGATGTAACAAtaatgttacaaggatgttacatggatgttacttatgttacgtgtgtctgagaagaggcctcaatttgtagtcaaaatgttacacatgttacacctcatttcttaaattcggccgaaatacgtcttcagtagtgttatatagatgtaacaagaatgttacaaggctgttacatggatgttacgtATGTTACGTATGTCTGAGAAGTGGCGTCTTTTTGTAGGCAAAATGTTacaatgttacacatgttacacctcatttcttaaatttggccgtaaaacgtctttagtagtgttacatagatgtaacaaggatgttacaaggctgttacatggatgttacttatgttacgtttTTCTGAAAAGAGGCGCCTTTTCGTAGTcgaaatgttacacatgttacacctcatttcttaaatttggccgaaaaacgtctttagtagtgttatatagatgtaacaaggatgttacaaggctgttacatggatgttacttatgttacgtgtgtctgagaagaggcgcctttttgtagtcaaaatgttacaaatgttacacctcatttcttaaattcggccaaaatacgtctttagtagtgttatatagatgtaacaatgatgttacaaggctgttacattgATGTACTTATGTTAGTGTGTCTGAGAAGTGGGTGTTTGTAGTCAAATGTACACATGTTCACTCATTTCTAATGGGCCGAATACGTCTTTAGTAGGTATATAGATGTAACATGATGTTACAAggtgttacatggatgttactatgttacgtgtgtctgagaagaggcgcctttttgtagtcaaaatgttacacatgttacacctcatttcttaaatttggccgaaaaacgtgtttagtagtgttatataaatgcaacaaagatgttacaaggctgtaacatggatgttacttatgttacgtgtgtctgagaagtggcgtctatttctagtcaaaatgttacacatgttacacctcatttcttacatttgaccgaaaaacgtctttagtagtgttatatagatgtaacaaggatgttacatggaagttacttatgttacgtgtgtctgagaagtggcgtgtttttctagacaaaatgttacgcatgttacaccccaATTCTTAAATTTGGCCATTAAACGTCATTAGTAgttttatatagatgtaacaaggatgttacaaggctgttacatggatgttacttatgttacgtgtgtgtgagaagaggcgcctttttgtagtcaaaatgttacacatgttacacctcatttcttaaatttggccgaaaaacgtctttagtagtgttatatagatgtaaaaaggatgttacaaggctgtaacatggatgttacttatgttacgtgtgtctgagaagtggcgtctatttctagtcaaaatgttacacatgttacacctcatttcttacatttgaccgaaaaacgtctttagtagtgttatatagatgtaacaaagatgttacaaggatgttacatggatgttacttatgttacgtgtgtctgtaacaaatgcaaagtgtGTCACCAAATTGGGCCAATTTTATGCCCTATCTCAACTATTTAGGAAGAAATTAAAATCTTTGTTATTTGTTGATCAATATTACTGactgtttttgtacatttttgagtATTCATTCtaagattttttcttttcttttgtcaaCGAAAtatcatctgaaacattcattacaaacTCTATTTCCTGTTTTATTTTGAGTTTACTTATCAAAATCAGTTTCTTAATTATGTTGTTACGTCTTATATTTTAGGATTTCATCATTGTTGTCCACAATTATGTTATGCTTTGACTATGTATTTTGCGTATATATAAACTGAGTacacatgcatacataaaatCATATAGAATTTGCATAAAAGAGGATATAAGGTACAATGATTATCGTTGAGCATTGTGACTTAGTTTCCTATATAAAGATGAGGTCTAGGGAAAACTCTGCTATGCTCGGCGTTCCTGTTTGAAACTCTCACTGTCCTTTTTACCCTACGTCATGAGTGACACGTCTATAAACTGAAGGCTTAAAGATATGACCGAAATATTCTGtgcaagaattttattttttattcgaTAAGAGATTGGATTTATTGTGTCTAAACGGGAATAAACTCTGAACAATATTGTGTCACTCGATCTGCAAACGAAGTTACAGTGCAACTTGCATTAAAAGACAAATACGGTCTTGGCAAAAATCGTCTCTTAACACTTTAGCAACACAAAAGGGAACTAAAAATGTGGTTCcgtaatgcaagtggtctctagATAGACGTGGTCTCTCGagtaggtttgactgtatatattccCATTCTAAAAATAGCATTATTAAACGAATTCGACATCGACAGCTGTTCATGTCAAATCCAATTCAAATCAAAACCATTGTTACACTGTCAATCCTTGAAACACTGTTAAGAGAAATATTAGTTGATTATTGTTTTCTGTtagaacgtttttttttatttcttgcatTCTACTTTCGtatcatgtaaataaaaataatattaagcaGTATCgcgttcttttttatttttgaccttttgtTTCCGATCTGGCACTTCATTTGGAATATTTGCTGTCATGTCCGTGACAAGCTTGAAAAAGAAAACTCCCAAAATAGCGTTTGACGTTTTCATACGAAAGAAGACAGATTTATTGCTTGACCCACTGGGAAAGACTAATTAGAAAATGCAACTGTAAaagttataccctacccctaggtataaaATGAGAACCAGACGACAGCATATATTCCGCTTAGCTGATGTGACAATGTATGCTATTATATAACTGTGAATACAACACATTCTTTTTCTGTTTATTAACGTTTTGCTGACACGCCGTCTTACCTGGTAATTGACCGGGGATGTTATGCAAGTTTCCTATTATGTTGACAAAAGCATAAAATACGTGGAGTGTCTCTGCGATAAGAAATTTTGAGAAAAGGTGCTTGTTGCACTATGGAGGATAAATTATCTAATTGTCAATATTCATAAAACCCTTTTTTCCGAATTGCACTTGTTTAAGGTGATAATTGCGCATTCTAAATTGGCCAGTTGATGACGGTTCTCATATTATACACAGGGATGCggtataatatatacaaagacattttttttgtgCTAGCGGCTTAACCTATCCATTTCAAATTGTatgtgaaaattttgaaaatcttcttgtccaaaaaccacagggcatagggctttgatatttggtatgtagcaacaTCTAGTGGTCCCCTACAAAGATTGTTCATattacccctagggtcaaatatgacccggccctgggggtcacatggtttatatagacttacatagggaaatactttgaaaatattcttgtcctaaaccacagggtctagggctttgatatttggtaggttgcatcatctaatggtcttttACCACGATTATTCAAATTGTCCCAATATCCcctgtgtgtgtgtggggggggggggggacaggaGGAGTGTGCACATGGCTAAAATAGTCTTgcatagggaaaacctttaaaataattattgtctCAATCGATCAAAGAGCTGAGATATTTAGTATATGGCATGCTCTAATGGTACTCTACCATGAtacttcaaatcatgaccctgtgGTCAGTATATGCCACGCCCGAGGGGTCCCCTCTTTTACATTGATTtataaaggaaatatttattatcaacaggtgaagttgtgtacccatacCAGGTCACCACCACCGACCTGCTGACCTACTAAccttttgtctttgttttgaaggtacagcataggtATGATTtggtataatttttgatacagatttcaatactcatctttaatattcttaacccgaacctactttcttgtttttgaagctacagcaaagaaattttgGACCACCTATctaatttttaacagatttcagtagttgtgaataatctttaccatgacctactcacttttttctctatttttgaaGCTTAAGCGAAAAAATATGTTCATGGAAGCTACTACACTCAATTGAGAGATATAGggacatcatgaccctcttgtgttTTAATTTTGCTAGATTTATTCATACCGAATGCAAATGCAAAACAGCGTTCTGGATTTTAAACTACGTGGACCCgacattttcttatttatttttccatCAGCTTTTTACATTGGTTTAATGTCTTCATTGCTCATTAACATTTTATAAGTAATATTATCCAAGTGTACATTTAAGTATGAATTTAGTCTAAACTAGGTTATGTTCGAAATATAAGTTTTgatgttttgttgttgtagtTCAAGCGGGTATAAACTTTCACAAGATATGAAACAGAGAGGTGTCATTTGTGTTATATAATATTTGAAGAAGAACTTTTGGATGAACTTAATCAAAATAGGCAAAAATGTAAGAAAACGATTAAGTAAAGACATCTCCGACATGTCAATGTAAATTGGGCAAGACATGCAAACGTGTAACATGAATCAACACTGACTGTCAACAGaaacataatttaaaacaagGATTAAAATCGGAAAAGGCGTTTCATAAACCCGTTTCGGACTTACACATACTTATCAGgtaatttaatttgattttaatactGTATTTTGCGCATGAATTTTCAGGAACAACCATGaactaaaaacataaacatgatTCTCAACTCATGATATTAAACATATTGTTAATGTCGTTAATTGATTATTGAAACATGCTGAAATTTTCTCAATTTTTGATGCTTGCTGTTGTTGGATAAATGACAGATGTTAAATCTTTCCATTTAAAAGCATGATGGAATTGAGTACTCTGTTTGTCGTTTGTATTCTGGTGACAGCTGGAGCATATGCCGGTTCTATGGAATTCTGCAAAATTACACCGGGACAAAACTGCCCACTTTTCACCTTGAGATCAGACCTTGTTTCAGTACAAGACCTATTGGATCAGGTATTATTACTGTAATACTATACAGTCTCGAAAATAAGCTGGTTTGGAAAGTGAAACGTTAGCAAAAAtaagtgtgtttgtttgttttgggtttaacgccattttttaacagtatttcagttatataacggcggacagttaaccaaactaatgttcctggattctgtacctgtacaaacctgttctccgcaagtaaatatGCCTACTTACCACACGTATGAGTAAGTCCCCCGTATCAGTGAAATGAAAAGGTATATCAAAATTATGAAAGCTTGCACACTTGGCTGGACTAAACTCGGAAACGTTTCTTTTGGCACCTAGCTATAACATTAATATGAAAATTATGAACAATACATGCAAGTCTATTAGTCTAAGATCATTACTGAAGTAATGACAAATAAGGttcgtgcagttttcccgccaaaaatGCCTGTAAGAAACGTAAATGCTTCCGATTTCATGCAAAAATTCGGAGTTATAGATGAAGCACAACCATTTGAATTTATCCCATAATGTTATTTCGGCCCATCTCGGCGGGTCGATATTACgataaaaattttatataaaaatctcgCTTGTGGAGAAATGAAACTTGATTAAAATGTTCTCGCAAATGAATAAGTTCTTTACATTGGACCAGCAGCTCTGCTTAATTGTAATTTGAAGACACTCTCTgaagaataaattctctgcgtcggACGAGCTGCAATGCTTTATCGTCATCTGATGATATATCTTTCATGAATAAAGTCTCTTCGCTGGACCAgtactctgcctaactgtgacctctctaTCTCTGTCTCTTTGTCTCTCTGTTTCTCTCTCCGATGGGGCTTAAACTCCAAAGCTCTCGATCCGAAggcgaacgctctaccactaagctaatATGGCACACGATTCCACTTCCAGTGCAGTAATTATGCCTAATTGTAGAGCGTCCGCCTCCGGTGCGGAGGGTCGAGTATTTGATTTCCGGTCGCGTATCAAGGATGTGAAAATGATACCAGTTGCTCCCTTAATATGCTCAGCATTATGCGGATAGAACAGGCTCTTCTCTCAAACTCGTAATCTCGTATGAATGAGCCGTGGAGGctgatgtctaaattggtagaatttgtttcaggaCTCACCTtactttcagtgttgttatattttctggtcctttgggatcatggagtccattcaacatgtgtgtaaagccggtgctagggggcgtgagagtgAGAGGTGTTGCgcattacattacctctcataaacagactcagtcaaaccgagtctgctattattcttcttggttgcattctttgcttccaaaggatctttttacagattttattaaattaaatactgTAAACAATAAGATATAGGATCTGATATACCATTTTCttgctgattatacatgtaaagggGAGCAACAATATGCATAAAACAAAGCCTTTGTGTTTTTTTATGTTCATTAAGCAATGAATATAATCCCTACGGATATAAAACTCACATTAAAGAAACCAGATATTTACTGCGAGCCCAGAACTACCTAAGGTGGCAAAGATATGTCATAGATGTTTTATTACTAATATGAAAAGCATCTGCGCAtgtattagtaaaaaaaaaacatctgtgcACCTATTTAGTAATTAATGCACACGTAATAGACGCGATGGTAAGCCAATCACCGGCACTTTCCAACATGGTGAGTAATACATGctcagaatttgtttgttttttaaatttttatacgtGCGAGAATGTTTGTTTTCCATATTAATAAGTGCACAGATGTTTTAGTACAAATAATACGTGTGCACTTAACAGCTAATACGTCCGCTAGAAACAATTATTACGTGCGCATGTCTtgcattataaggtcttctcacatatgtgttaaaatttggccccttgtaggggccgctggagctaaaaatacaaaaacgtttAAATGACTTGTTACCACAAACtgcttgattgattttcatcaaacctggtctgtagcatcatcattatatggtcctctccattttttttttcaaaagggggcatttagccccttttaggggctgctagagctaaaaatagaagtacctttaaacaacttctcatcaaCCGTTTGatggatttacatcaaacttgatctgtagcatcactTTAAGGTCTTactcaagtttgttcaatttggggcacttggccctttttaggggctaaaaatagaaataccttgaaacgacCTCTTCTcttcggatggctcgctttaaggtcaaggtcacacttaggggtcaaaggtcatatgactttgtttcttgtgtatattgccctgcattgcggtgctcttgtttttctttggcagatccttttttttacttacaatattttttaaattgaattactTCACttatatgttactataaatagcttattttgtaacttttcatGATTAATCgtaggaaaaatcaagaccacttttctgttgtacagcatggatggtacctacaatttttaggtgtattttgacatatctgtacctggtaaggattttttgtggacttataatttttttctgttgacTTAGATTTTTTGTCGAgtccgcttgcggaagcgaagacatagttgcccaaatggctgttcggtgtacgtatgtgcgtgcgttcgtgcgtgcgtccgtccggatttgtttgtccggaccataactttgacatgcatggagcaatctcatttatatttggcacgaatgttaatctcagtgagacggagtgtcatgcgcaaaccgcaggttcgtatctcaaaggtcaaggccccACTTCAACTACGAAAtcagaggtcaaatgttaaattcaataatgaccttgtccggagcatttcttcttcatgcatggagggtctttgatgtaacttggcacaaatgttcacaaccatgtgatggagtg
This DNA window, taken from Mercenaria mercenaria strain notata chromosome 19, MADL_Memer_1, whole genome shotgun sequence, encodes the following:
- the LOC123543156 gene encoding uncharacterized protein LOC123543156; its protein translation is MKVKRKADECNRGTEKNSMNSTMDGAFYSQDIDKYFWYDTCYEYNNTNQCTTRYLDLIVRKTLYLDTDDGELDLQGLPWHLIAADLKNHFNLEFTDERLKFAWKGPECGFDGQIITSGEERRGLNITFLFIILMLTRMF